TATATTTGTTCCCCTTATACTCGGTTACACCTAAAACTGACGCTTCAACCTTATCCTCAAGTTCTTCATTGTAAATATCATCACTGTAAGGAATTAATATAACACCCCTCTTTTCACTTAAAATATTCTTTATTTCATCTATTTTACTTTCATCAAATTCAACAATTTTAATAAATGCATCAAATTTTTCCCATGCTCTATTTTTCATATTTTCACTTATAGTATTTAAAGTTTTTTCTATTTCATCTATTAATCCCTCATTATCATCAATTTGGAACTTCTCCCCAGTGTCCCTCCTGAATAACGTAATTTTTCCATTTTCGATATCCTTTGGCCCTATTTCAATTCTTAATGGAACTCCTTTTAATTCCCAATCATTGAACTTTCTTCCTGGTCTTATGTCTCTATCATCCAAATGAACTCTAAATTTATCTTTTAATAAGCTGTAAATTTCTTTTGCTTTATTCATGACCATTTCTTCTTTCCCTTTAAAGATTAAAGGCACTATAACAACTTGGATTGGTGCTACAATTGGAGGCAATATAAGCCCTTTCTCATCCCCATGGATTGCTATTATTGAGGCGATAACTCTATCAGAGATTCCATAGCATGTTTGGTATGCATAATCTTTTCCACCATCAGGGGTCTCAAATATAATTTCAAATGTTTTTGCAAAGTTTTGCCCCAAGTTGTGAACTGTTCCTATTTGCATAGTTCTTCCATCTGGGAAGATTGTGTCGAATGCCATTGTATAATCCGCACCAGGAAATTTGTCCCAATCAGGTCTTTTTGATACTAAATAAGGAATTCCTAATGTATCAAAGAACTTTTTGTAAATCTCTACTGCCTTTTTAACTTGCTCCTCTGCCTCTTCTTTTGTAGCATGTGCTGTGTGTGCTTCTTTAAATGTCATAATCTCTCTTAACCTTATTAATGGCCTTGTGTGCTTTGTCTCATATCTAAATGTATTTACTATTTGGTAGAGTTTTATTGGCAAGTCAGTATGGACTTTAACCCACAACTTCATCATGTAGTAAATTGGTGTTTCTGAAGTAGGTCTTAATGCCAACTTTACATCTAATGGTGTCTTCCCCCCATGAGTTACCCAATAGACCTCATCTTCAAATCCTTTTATATGCTCTGCTTCCTTAGCAAGTAAATCTTCTGGAATTAGCATAGGGAAAAGTGCCTCATCATGTCCTGTTTCATCTAAAAGTTTCCTTATTATCTCAAATGTGTATCTCCTTATCTTGAATCCATAAGGGAGGTAAACTCCACATCCCTTTATTGGATACCTAACGTCATAAATCCCTGCCCTTTCTAAAATCTCACTATACCACTCTGAGAATTCCATATCATCACCCTAATAATTTTAATAAGTATTGCCGAACATTCTTCAAATTGAATTTAAGATGATGATTTATAGTCGTGTGCGTTAGAAAATTTGGCAAAATCCCTTGGATTTTGCCGTATAGTTTGGAAATATACTATTGGTAAATTCTTAAAGATTTATCCCTTATTTCAAATTTTAAGGAAGAATAAAGATTATTAGAAATTCATTAATGCATAAATAAGTTTAAAAATCCACTGCAACCTTCGGTTGCAGGGAAGTTGAATAACTACGTTATTCAACTATTTCGCACACGACTATATGACACTCACTCGCAGAACGACTAATGTATAAATGAATTTCCTTTTTTAATAAAACAATAACTACAATTTATATATAAATGAAATGAAATTCAAAATATAAAAATATATGCGTGATGTTATGTTAGGTATAGCAACAAAACTAAGCCAAATAAACCAAAACGCATTAATTGAATTAAACAATAAGGTATATAAGTGCTTTGATTATCATGTTATCGATGCTGAAAAAACTCCACTAACAAATGAAAATATTTTAGAAAATTTAAGAAATGTAGTTTTAACTGTGCAGAGTCGGAGAAAGGACGTTTTTGAGTTGTTAGATTTTTATACATCTTATGATTTTGATATATGTATTGTTCTTGGGAATAGGCATTACTTATCAGATGAAGAGAAAAAATATAAAAGATTTGGGATTTTAGAGGTTATAAATAAATGTTTAAAAATAAAAGATAATTTATGGATAGGGACAGAAGGTGTAGAAGATATTGTCCAGCAAATTATAGAGGATAATGATTTAATCGCTTTCCACTTATATGGCTGTGAGTGTAATATAAATGCAAAAAAAGCCATATATGTGCCTTTTGCAAGTGAAATTAATAAGGATGTTTTAAAATCTATGGAAAACTACTTAAAAAGGAGGAAAAATTACAATGGAAATTGGCAAGATTATCTTATTTCTTTGAAGGATATAAAAAAGGATTTCATAAAAAATATAAAAAGCAAAAATGATATAATCGTAGGTTATCCAATAAAACCACACGTTCATGAAATCATGCATTTTAAAGAGGTATTTGGGGGATAATCATGAGCATCGATTT
The sequence above is a segment of the Methanotorris igneus Kol 5 genome. Coding sequences within it:
- the proS gene encoding proline--tRNA ligase, whose amino-acid sequence is MEFSEWYSEILERAGIYDVRYPIKGCGVYLPYGFKIRRYTFEIIRKLLDETGHDEALFPMLIPEDLLAKEAEHIKGFEDEVYWVTHGGKTPLDVKLALRPTSETPIYYMMKLWVKVHTDLPIKLYQIVNTFRYETKHTRPLIRLREIMTFKEAHTAHATKEEAEEQVKKAVEIYKKFFDTLGIPYLVSKRPDWDKFPGADYTMAFDTIFPDGRTMQIGTVHNLGQNFAKTFEIIFETPDGGKDYAYQTCYGISDRVIASIIAIHGDEKGLILPPIVAPIQVVIVPLIFKGKEEMVMNKAKEIYSLLKDKFRVHLDDRDIRPGRKFNDWELKGVPLRIEIGPKDIENGKITLFRRDTGEKFQIDDNEGLIDEIEKTLNTISENMKNRAWEKFDAFIKIVEFDESKIDEIKNILSEKRGVILIPYSDDIYNEELEDKVEASVLGVTEYKGNKYIAIARTY